In Heteronotia binoei isolate CCM8104 ecotype False Entrance Well chromosome 4, APGP_CSIRO_Hbin_v1, whole genome shotgun sequence, a genomic segment contains:
- the LOC132570222 gene encoding uncharacterized protein K02A2.6-like — translation KVAVLIEGNPCQMEVDSGSSISLIAEETLRELCPRQRLQLRPADFILRDFQKNPVQIAGWARVQVERGSFHGPLDILVVKRQLATLLGLAWFKPLGIRVKGVGQTITPRGFGEICKEFPEVFDGSLGSYRGPPISLPLDPTVRPIRLKARRVPFALKPKIEAELDRLTAQGVLEPVDYATWETPIVTPIKPNGEVRICADYKCTINKALQDNPYPVPVVSHVLAALAGARIFGKLDLAQAYQQLPVDNKTAEAQTIVTHRGAFRVKRLQFGVSVAPGIFQSLMDALLKGIPGVQPFFDDVLVAAPDPDEFGNRLREVLRRFQAAGLKVKREKCLLGVPRVEFLGFAVDAAGIHPTEEKTRAIVQAPAPTCKAAAFQAVKDVLVSNAVLHHFDEALPVILACDASPYGVGAVLGHQLPDGREVPVAYYSRTLTSAERNYAQIDKEALAIVAGVRKFHEYLYGRRFTIATDHKPLLGLLAPDRQTPQILSQRVLRWNQFLNSYTYTLVHRAGKAMGHVDARGWPEGNMGEEFKPYKARREELAAHKGCILWGSRVVIPPPLQKRVLESLHETHPGIVRMKALARSYVWWPGMDGEIEGWVRGCQTCQESRPEPPSAPVTRWESTRKPWSRLHIDFAGPFQGQTFIIIVDSYTKWLEVIPVGSTSSTAAIRALRRVLCTHGIPDTIVSDNGAAFTSADFQAFLQRYLIRHIRSAPFHPATNGQAE, via the exons aaagtggcggtccttatagaggggaacccctgccaaatggaggtggactcagggtcctccatttcccttattgcggaagaaaccctaagagaactgtgtccccgccagcggctgcaacttcggccggcagacttcatactccgggacttccagaagaacccggtgcaaattgcggggtgggcgcgggtacaagtcgagcgggggtccttccacggcccgctggacatcctggtggttaagcgccagctggccaccctgctaggtctggcctggttcaaacccttgggaatccgcgtgaagggggtgggccagaccataacgccccgggggttcggggagatttgcaaggaattccccgaggtattcgatgggtccctagggagctaccgggggccgcccatctccctgcccctagaccccacggtcagaccgattcggctcaaggccaggagggttccgttcgccttgaaacctaagatcgaggcagagttagaccgcctcacggcacaaggcgtcctggagccggtggactacgccacctgggaaacccccatcgttacccccatcaagccaaacggggaggtgcggatctgtgccgattataaatgcaccataaacaaggcactacaggacaacccctatccagtgccggtggtgagccatgtcctggccgccctagcgggggctaggatatttgggaagctagacctggcccaggcctaccagcagctcccagtagacaataagacggcggaggcccaaacgatcgtgacccacaggggggctttccgggtaaagaggcttcagtttggggttagcgtcgctccggggattttccagagcctaatggacgctctccttaaagggatcccaggagtccagccgtttttcgacgacgttttagtcgccgccccggaccccgatgaattcggcaaccgccttcgagaggtgctccgccggttccaggcagcggggctcaaggtcaagagagagaaatgcttgctgggggttccacgggtagagtttctggggttcgccgttgacgcagcaggaatccaccccacggaagaaaagacccgagccatcgtgcaagccccggctcccacttgtaaa gccgcggcgtttcaggcggtcaaggacgtcctggtgtccaatgcggtgctccaccattttgacgaggccctccccgtcatcctggcctgcgatgcgtcgccgtatggggtgggagcagtcctggggcaccagcttccggacgggagggaggtaccggtcgcatattactcccgaacgctcacttcagccgagcgcaactacgcgcagatagataaagaggccctggcaatcgtggcaggggtccgaaagttccacgagtatctatatgggagaaggttcaccattgccacggaccacaagcccctcttaggtctactggccccagaccgacaaaccccccaaatactctcacagcgcgtgttgaggtggaaccaattcctcaactcatacacgtacacactggttcatagggccggcaaggctatgggacacgtggatgc gagggggtggccagagggaaacatgggggaagaattcaagccttacaaggcgaggagggaggaattagccgcacacaagggctgcatactttggggcagtagggtagtgattccacctccgctccaaaagcgtgttctagaatccctacacgagactcatcccggcatagtgcgaatgaaggctctggccaggagctacgtctggtggccgggaatggacggggagatcgagggctgggtccgcgggtgccagacctgccaggaatcccggcccgagccgcccagcgcccccgtcactaggtgggagtccacccggaaaccatggtcgagactccatatcgactttgcgggcccattccaggggcagaccttcatcataatagtggactcctacaccaaatggctggaggtcatccccgtagggtccacctcgtccacagccgcgatcagagctctgcgcagggtcctatgcacacatggcatcccggacaccatagtctctgataacggggccgccttcacctcagccgacttccaggcgttcctgcaaagatacctgatcaggcacataaggtcggctcccttccatccggccaccaacggccaggcggag